The sequence below is a genomic window from Desulfobulbus oligotrophicus.
ATGGGCATTGGTCTGAAACACGAACCTGATCACGATCTGCTGATGATACCGGATGCCCAGGTTGTTGGCCTCAAGCAACCGGACCTGGAAAAGGTGCAGCATTTTCTCATCACCACCCCGGAACTTTTTTCCTGATGAGACATACCCTGTTTATTCCCTTCTAGCCGCTGTCCATCTGTCCTGAACCAGACTGCCACTACCTCTTGAACCGGCAGGGTGTCGTGCGGTCTGGTATTATCTTTTTGTAACGATATCAACTATATATACTGATGGCTCCTTGTTGTCTCATGGTCGGCAGTCTTTTTGACTGTATGGCCACAGGGCTGATACCAGACCCTGGTGGACAGGACCTGCTGACCCGGTTTGTCCGTCTGTCCAGCCATGACCATGTATTGCTGCATACCTTCCGTAACTGCTGCATCGCTCCGTTTCTGAGCATTCCATTGACGTCGGTATTAAAAGTCTTTACAGTGACGCAGCCCGTATTTTCCTCCCTGACCCCTTCGAGGTTCATCCATGAGTGATTTTGATATCAAGGCCACACTCTTTGCTTTTGACCAGTTGAGTGATACCTATCTGCGCACTGAGGTGGAAGCCGCCCTGGCGCATCAGCAAGAGTTGACCCCGCACCTGATTACCGTCATTGAGAGTGTGGCGAACAATCCTCTGCTCTACTCGCTGGAGCAACGTAATGCGCATACGTACGCCGCATCCCTGCTTTCCCATTTTGGTGAACCGGATGCACACCTGGCGTTGATCCGCGCTTTTTCCATACCAGAAGAGCAGTTAGTTGATATCTGGGGCGACATGACCACTGAAACGTTGCCGACCATGCTTTATCGTACAAGCGGTGATTCCATGGAGGCGATTAAGGAGCTGGTGGCCAATCGGGAGGTTGATCAGTATGTGCGTTGTGCAGCAATGGAGGCCCTTTCCTACTGTGTTGCATTCCAGCCGGCCTGTCGTGACGAGGTGGTTCACTTTTTTCACGGCCTGTTCACCGGTGAGGAGGCTGCCCGAGACTCGTATTACTGGGCAAATATGGCAGCTACCCTTTGTGATCTGCACCCGGGCGATTCAATGGACATCCTGCGGCAGGCCCACGAAGCCGGCATTATCCATAAGGGCTTTATCTCGTGGGAAAACATTGAGGAAGCCGGTCGGAAAACCAGGGAACAGGCCCTGGCATCCCTGCAGGCCTGGGTGACATCCCGGATGCCTGTTGATGTGCACGCCTATATCTCCTGGTTTGCAGAGTTTCATCAGGAGGAACCTGAAGACCGTTTTACCCCCGCAGGCAGACCAGGCCCTGTAAAAAAGAAAGCATCACGCAAACCCAAATCAAAGGTTGCAAAAAAAACCGGTAAGAGAAGGTGATGATACTCGGCAGGTTGCGACTGCAAAGGAGTGTTGAAGAGGCCTGCACGTACACGGAGACCTCTCATTTTCTGATGTTGCCGACCGGCGGCTGGAAAGAGCAGGATCAGGGGCTATTCTTTAAGCACAATGTGCAGGTTCCCTTCACGAACCTCTATGGCGGCAATACCATCGGCAAACCCTTTCCAAAAACCGGGGTCAGTCCCGAACTCCTGGACAAGATCGATATTCTTTAAGCCGCCAAGCCAGGCATTTGGCACGGGCACTCCCATCACTGAGATGCCCCTGAGGATGACTATCGGTCGTTCATTGCGAAAGGCAAGTTCAGCACCGGCCCGCACCTTGAGAGTTTTTCCGCCCATAACCGGAAAATCCTGATCGATCGGGATCAGCAATTTGACGCTGACCAGATTGTCAGAAAAATCCACCACCATTCGACTGGCCAAATCGGTGTTCTGTGCGATCATACTGTTGATCTCCCGTTCGGTCAGCTGAATCTGTCGAGAAGCTCCCTCCTCACTGTACGGTTCCGGCTGCAGATCTTCGGTGGCTGGCTGATCTTTTACCCTCCCGCCCGGCAGTCGCTGTTCCCGGTCCATTGTCCATCCCAGTCGGTCAAGTTTATGCTCTAAACGCTGTTCTTCACTTTTATTTAAGGTTACAGGTTTAAAGGGACCGGGAAAGAGCCAACTCTTGATGATAAGGAGAGTTGCCGCCATGGTGAGCAGCATAGCCGCACCAACAATTGCTGCCACTTTGCCTGTGGAAAGCCCCTTTGTCTTTGGGGAACTGGTGGGTACCGGTGGTGTTTCCATTTTTATGCCTCCGGGCGGATGTGCTGTTGTTTTGACGAGCCGATCCGACGGTCGACTGGAGCAGGCTGACAGTCGGGTCTGCCGGAACACAGGCGTTCATTGCCTTGTATCTGTTTGTCTGCACTGCTGGTTGTGGGGAACGATTGTCTGTATACAGTACGGCATCCTGCATCAGAAGAGTGTCCCGTCCATCCGGCAGCGTTCGCTGATGTGAGAGTCGTGTTCGGAGTGTACCCGGAAAATACAGTCGCAGCAATAATGTCAGGCTGTCTGCCTGGCCGTTGTGAAAGCGGACTCAGGATATAAACAGGTATCTTTCTCCCTGTCATGTACAGAGGTGTCTGATAATTTGGCGGGTTTCATCAGATCTGTCCAGCTGTCCGGGAACCTGTTGCTCGTTTATTGTTTGATAAAAATCGGCATGCGGCCTGCAGGTGCCGGAAGAAACCTTGCTCATCTTCTGAGCAGTCGTTATGGTGCAGGTTGAGAGGTTTTCAAATGAAAGTCTTCCAGGGCAAACCGATCCCACCAGATCCTGCCTTTGGTGTGCGGTTTTTTTTAATAGCAGGAGGTCCTGCTTGCCGAATACGCCGGTATCGTTCATGGAAAAGGAAAAAAAACCGAAATCTGCCCAAGCCATTTCCATAAGGATAGCCCTGCCGGCGCTTCTCACCATCGTCCTTTTTGTGACCGCCACCTTTATCATTATTCTGCCTACTCTCAAAAATAGTCTTCTCGATAAAAAACGGGAGATGCTGCGGGAGTTGAACACCATTGTCTGGGATACAGTGGCCTTTTATGAGAAGCTGGCCCGAGAGGGAACACTGAGTCATGAACAGGCGCAGAAAGCCGTTTTAGGTATTATTGAGACCTTGCGATACGGGCCGACGAATAAGGACTACTTCTGGGTTAATGACATGAACGGCCTCATCGTGGTTCATCCCTATCGCCCGGAACTGCAGGGGGAGATAGTTCCTGATGTGCGTTTTCCCATAGGCAAGAACCTGCTTGAGGAATTTGTCAAGGTGGTGCAAACGCAAGGTGCCGGCTACGTTGAGTACATGTTTCAGTGGCAGGATGATCCTGAGAAAATCGTGCCGAAACTCTCCTATGTCCGGGGCTTTAAACCCTGGGGATGGGTGATCGGTACCGGCATGTACATTGATGATGTCAACGTTGAAATCGGTCTGATCGCAAAACAGCTGAACGCTGTTGCCACCGCCATCCTCCTGCTGGTTTCTTTTCTTGCCCTCTATATCATCCGTCACTCTATCCTGGCCGATCGGGTGCGCAGGATCATCTGGGAGGAACGGGAACGTCTGTTGGTGGCACTGGAAGAGAGCGGTGAGCGGTTCCGGGCACTGGTTGAAACCACCAGCGACTGGATATGGGAGACGAACGTCGAGGGTGAGTATACCTACTGCAGCCCCAAGGTTAACGACCTTCTGGGTTTTCTGCCGGAAGAACTCATTGGTAAGCATCTGGTTGATCTTGTCTCCATTCAGGAGGTGGAACGCACCAGCCGTATTTTTAAAAAACTGATGGAATCCCGTAAGTCCTTCAGCGGGTTTGAAACAGTTTGTCAGGCCAGGGACGGCCGGGTGATTGTCATTGAAAAAAACGGGGTACCGGTTTTCAACGACAGCGGTGAGCTGACAGGGTACCGTGGCGTTGCCCGTGATATTTCTGAACGCAAAAATGCCCTGGAAGCTTTAAGGAAGAGTCGGGACGATCTACGTGTCAGCCTGGAAGAGACCGTGAAATCTCTGGCCCTTGCCGCAGAAAAACGAGATCCCTATACCGCCGGTCATCAGGCCCGGGTCGATTATATAGCCTGCAGTATCGCCCGGGAGATCGGATTGTCGGAAGAGCGAATCGAGGGGTTGCACTTTGCGGCTTTGCTCCATGATATCGGAAAGATCAGTCTGCCTTCCGAGTATCTGGCCAAGCCTGCCCGTCTTTCCACTCAGGAACGGGCGATTATCAAGTGCCACAGTGAAGTGGGGTATGAAATTCTGAAAAACATCCCCTTTCCATGGCCGGTTGCGGAGATCGTCTATCAGCACCACGAACACCTCGACGGCTCAGGGTATCCCCGGGGACTGACAGACAGAGATATCCTGCTCGAGGCAAAGATCCTGACAGTGGCCGATGTGGTGGAAGCCATGAGTTCACATCGGCCCTATCGGCCTTCGCTGGGTCTGGAGACAGCCATAGAGGAGATTCGTTCCGGAAGGGGCGTACTGTATCATGCGGAGAGCGTGGATGCCTGCCTGCGCCTGATCGCTGAGAAAAAGATCGATCTGACCGCCTCTGCCTGGTAAGCCTGATCAACAGGTCCTGCGCAAAGAAGAATTTTTTCCTATCTCGTCTTCATCGGTACGTACTCGCATCCCATTGGTCCGCAGTATTCACCCACATACTGTGCCTGTGGCCGATAGAGGGCCGGCTTCCCCTGTGCATCGGCGAACTGTTCTTCAATAATATGCGCACACCACCCGGCCACCCGGGAGATGGCAAAAACAGGCGTCATGAGATCGGTTGGAATACCCATGAGATGGTAGACCGGCGCAGAGGCAAAGTCGACGTTTGGCAGGATGGTGGTTTTCCCCTGTTCTGCAAAAAGAGCCAGTGCCGCCTTTTCAATTCTTTCCGAGATTGCCGCCCATTTGGTGACCGTCTGTTTTTCCAGGCGTTTTCCCATTGTTTTGAGAAACGCCACCCGCGGGTCACCGGTCTTGTAGATGGCATGCCCCATACCCATAAGCCGATCACCCCGGCGTAACTGACCGGCCACCCACTGTTCAATATCCGGCTCATTCTCCAGTTTGATCAGCATCTCCATTACCTTGGTATTGGCACCTCCGTGCAGATTTCCCGACAGTGCGCCCAGGGCTGCCGATACCCCGGCGTAGAGACTGGCGCGTGTGGAGACCACTTCACGGGCGGCAAAGGTCGAGGCGTTAAAGGTATGGTCAGCATGCAGGATCAGGCAGATATCGAGATCTCCGGCCGTGGCGGTATCTGGTTTTTTCCCCTGGAGCATCCAGAGAAAGTTGGCAGCATGGTCTAAATTGGGATCAGGCTCAAGTATCGGCTGCCCGGTGCGGATCCGGTGCCAGACAGCAACGAGACTTGGGAGCCGGGCAATCAGGCCGATGGAGCATTCCAGACAGATTCGGCGGTCAGGCTCATCACCCTCTTCCCGGTCTTTTGTCATGGACAGAAGAGGAACACTGGCCTGTAAGATATCCATGGGACGGGCATTCTTCGGCCACAGCCGCATGGAGTCAATCACATGGCCGGGAAGCGTGCGCATCGCTTTGACCTGCTGCGTAAACGAGTCGAGTTGCTCTGGTGTCGGCAATGTGCCGAAGAGCAGCAGGTATGAGGTCTCCATAAATGTGGAGTACGCGACTAAATCTTCGATACGGTAGCCGCGATAGATAAGGATTCCTTTTTCACCGTCGATGAAACTGATGGCAGAGTCAGCTACTGTCACTCCCCGCAGTCCGGTATTTTTCAGGCGTACTGTCTCTCTCATAGGTTGTTTCTCTGTTGTTGTGATAGGCTGTGCATCAGATGCGGGTGAATACGACTGGTTTTTTGGCTGGGCGGATAACTCTGTTTGCTGTTTCAATGTACGTCATCGCAACGGCTGTTCAGTCGGTTTTTTCGGATGTATCGCAACCGGCCTGTGCTGCGGGAGGCTCGGTTTTTTCCTTAACAACACCTGGTATCGGCGTTGATTCGACCGGTTCAGGTTGCAGTGCTGTCGGGTGTTCCGGCGTGGATGTATCGGGTTCAGAACGAAACAGCGGCCCGACTTCAGGCAGATAGTCTGCAAAGACATTGCCGTAAATCTCCCAGATGGTGGTGAACAGCGCAGCGATGATCGGACCGATGATAATACCCAGGATGCCGAACATGGTGATTCCGCCAAGGGTGCCGAACAGGATCAGGAGATCATGCAGTTCAGTATCTTTTCCCACCAGTCTCGGTCGGACGATGTTATCAAGGTTACCGGCTATCGCACCACAGAGAACGGCCAGAATCCCCACGCCGAGAAACTCTCCCTTCAGGGCCAGCAGGATCAGTGCCGGTCCCCAGATGATGGCCGTGCCGAAAGCGGGGATGATCGACAGGACAGCCATCATTGCCCCCCAGAAGACCGGTGCCTGAATACCTGCCAGCAGGAAGGCGAATCCGCAGACAGTTCCCTGGAGGGCACCGATGATCAATGTCCCTTTCAGCGTTGCTTTGGTAACCGAGGTGAAACGGTGCAGCAGTCTCTGCTCGTCACTGTCCTGCAGCGGCAGAAAGTAGAGTATCTTTTTCAGCAGCGTCTCCCCGATGGTGAGGAAATAGAACATTGCATAGAGCATGATGATGCTGCTGAATACGGCACCAACGGTCATCTTGGTGACTTCAGACAGACTGTTGATCAAAAAGGTGGAGACATTGCCGACCAGTAACCCTGCTTTTTCGATGATCAGGGTGCGATACGGTAAGATCTGCTCGTAGTAGGGGAGCTTCTGCATGTAGGTTGTGAGCGTGGTCGGCTCGTTGATAAAAGACTGCACCCAGGGCGTAATTGATTGGCTTACGCTGACGGCCTGCGCAACCACCACCCCGATAAAGAGAGATAACGGTATCAGAACAAGCAGAATGATACCGGCAATAATGAGGATCGAGGCGAGATTTGTCCGGTTGCCGAGCTTTTTGGTCAGCCAGCGATGCGTGGGGCTGAGGATGGCGGCAAAGAGAGCGGCCATGAACATGGGCATCAGAAACTGCCGGATCATGCCGAGAAAGAGGGCTGAGATGAGCAGCACAAGGAGAAGAAGTATGGTCTTATGCACCAGTTCCCGTTTCATGGATCTTTCAGCCTGGCGTGGAGGAGTTGTTGGAAAATGACTGTTTGTGTGCGTGCTTAAACCGTCATGGCCGCGGCCTGCACCAGGGTTGAGGTGAGCTTTGACAGATCATCCGGATCAATGATATACGACGGCATAAGATAGAGCAGACGACCAAAGGGGCGAACCCAGACCCCCTGATCGACAAAAAATCGCTGCAGTAAAGCCATGTTCACCGGTTTGTGGGTCTCGATGACACCAATGGCTCCCAGGACCCGGACATCTGCCACGGTTGGCAGCTCAATCGCCGGTGTCAGCTCGTCTTTTAACTGACGTTCAATGGCCAGAACCCGTTCCTGCCAGGGCGTTGTCAGCAGCAGCTGTGTGGAGGCGCAGGCAACCCGGCAGGCAAGGGCGTTGCCCATGAAGGTCGGTCCATGCATGAAAACGCCCGGCGCTGCTTCAGAGATGGCTGTGGCCACTTCGGTGGTGGCCATTGTGGCGGCCAGGGTCATAGTACCGCCGGTGATGGCTTTGCCCACGCACATGATGTCCGGGCTGATTCCGGCGTGTTCGGCGGCAAAGAAAACGCCGGTACGGCCAAAGCCGGTGGCTATTTCATCAAAAATCAGAAGTATCTCATACTGATCGCACAGCTGCCGTAAGCCGCGCAGGTATTCGGGATGATAGAACCACATGCCGCCCGCTCCCTGGACGATGGGTTCGATGATGACGGCTGCTATCTCATGATGGTGGCGGGCCAGCAGTTGTGCCATGGCTGTCAGGTCGTTCTTGTTCCAGGCGGCATCAAACCGGCATTGGGGGCGTGGCGCAAAGAGTTGACGAGGCAGTGCA
It includes:
- a CDS encoding AI-2E family transporter, with translation MKRELVHKTILLLLVLLISALFLGMIRQFLMPMFMAALFAAILSPTHRWLTKKLGNRTNLASILIIAGIILLVLIPLSLFIGVVVAQAVSVSQSITPWVQSFINEPTTLTTYMQKLPYYEQILPYRTLIIEKAGLLVGNVSTFLINSLSEVTKMTVGAVFSSIIMLYAMFYFLTIGETLLKKILYFLPLQDSDEQRLLHRFTSVTKATLKGTLIIGALQGTVCGFAFLLAGIQAPVFWGAMMAVLSIIPAFGTAIIWGPALILLALKGEFLGVGILAVLCGAIAGNLDNIVRPRLVGKDTELHDLLILFGTLGGITMFGILGIIIGPIIAALFTTIWEIYGNVFADYLPEVGPLFRSEPDTSTPEHPTALQPEPVESTPIPGVVKEKTEPPAAQAGCDTSEKTD
- a CDS encoding citrate/2-methylcitrate synthase, which produces MRETVRLKNTGLRGVTVADSAISFIDGEKGILIYRGYRIEDLVAYSTFMETSYLLLFGTLPTPEQLDSFTQQVKAMRTLPGHVIDSMRLWPKNARPMDILQASVPLLSMTKDREEGDEPDRRICLECSIGLIARLPSLVAVWHRIRTGQPILEPDPNLDHAANFLWMLQGKKPDTATAGDLDICLILHADHTFNASTFAAREVVSTRASLYAGVSAALGALSGNLHGGANTKVMEMLIKLENEPDIEQWVAGQLRRGDRLMGMGHAIYKTGDPRVAFLKTMGKRLEKQTVTKWAAISERIEKAALALFAEQGKTTILPNVDFASAPVYHLMGIPTDLMTPVFAISRVAGWCAHIIEEQFADAQGKPALYRPQAQYVGEYCGPMGCEYVPMKTR
- a CDS encoding DUF1186 domain-containing protein, which produces MSDFDIKATLFAFDQLSDTYLRTEVEAALAHQQELTPHLITVIESVANNPLLYSLEQRNAHTYAASLLSHFGEPDAHLALIRAFSIPEEQLVDIWGDMTTETLPTMLYRTSGDSMEAIKELVANREVDQYVRCAAMEALSYCVAFQPACRDEVVHFFHGLFTGEEAARDSYYWANMAATLCDLHPGDSMDILRQAHEAGIIHKGFISWENIEEAGRKTREQALASLQAWVTSRMPVDVHAYISWFAEFHQEEPEDRFTPAGRPGPVKKKASRKPKSKVAKKTGKRR
- a CDS encoding HD domain-containing phosphohydrolase; its protein translation is MPNTPVSFMEKEKKPKSAQAISIRIALPALLTIVLFVTATFIIILPTLKNSLLDKKREMLRELNTIVWDTVAFYEKLAREGTLSHEQAQKAVLGIIETLRYGPTNKDYFWVNDMNGLIVVHPYRPELQGEIVPDVRFPIGKNLLEEFVKVVQTQGAGYVEYMFQWQDDPEKIVPKLSYVRGFKPWGWVIGTGMYIDDVNVEIGLIAKQLNAVATAILLLVSFLALYIIRHSILADRVRRIIWEERERLLVALEESGERFRALVETTSDWIWETNVEGEYTYCSPKVNDLLGFLPEELIGKHLVDLVSIQEVERTSRIFKKLMESRKSFSGFETVCQARDGRVIVIEKNGVPVFNDSGELTGYRGVARDISERKNALEALRKSRDDLRVSLEETVKSLALAAEKRDPYTAGHQARVDYIACSIAREIGLSEERIEGLHFAALLHDIGKISLPSEYLAKPARLSTQERAIIKCHSEVGYEILKNIPFPWPVAEIVYQHHEHLDGSGYPRGLTDRDILLEAKILTVADVVEAMSSHRPYRPSLGLETAIEEIRSGRGVLYHAESVDACLRLIAEKKIDLTASAW
- a CDS encoding arginine N-succinyltransferase — its product is METPPVPTSSPKTKGLSTGKVAAIVGAAMLLTMAATLLIIKSWLFPGPFKPVTLNKSEEQRLEHKLDRLGWTMDREQRLPGGRVKDQPATEDLQPEPYSEEGASRQIQLTEREINSMIAQNTDLASRMVVDFSDNLVSVKLLIPIDQDFPVMGGKTLKVRAGAELAFRNERPIVILRGISVMGVPVPNAWLGGLKNIDLVQEFGTDPGFWKGFADGIAAIEVREGNLHIVLKE